The following are encoded together in the Brassica napus cultivar Da-Ae chromosome A9, Da-Ae, whole genome shotgun sequence genome:
- the BNAA07G32070D gene encoding uncharacterized protein BNAA07G32070D, translating into MTTKQLDDVEAEKAEAMRRYNNQKRLRNIVRAAALSFFCYLWFPTLQAACDWFNRTGPVINLTNRALVFFFVNVLVGSIFLLSRDHGEEESGSVRTNEPDLYDQYTSFSAVTVAVTASDDDDSKKKIVPTFITEVHEEVVAEKQIVSAEEVVVVEAVTTENKVIRRTESANSAIERLNSEEFRLKVEAFIMEKKRCLVQEENDVVGWLEDGSSGLELVGADSI; encoded by the coding sequence atgaCGACGAAGCAGCTGGATGACGTGgaggcggagaaagcggaagCGATGAGGAGATACAACAACCAGAAACGTCTCAGGAACATCGTACGAGCAGCCGCCCTATCTTTCTTCTGCTACTTGTGGTTTCCCACGCTACAAGCTGCCTGCGATTGGTTTAACCGAACCGGACCGGTTATTAATTTAACCAATCGCGCgctcgttttcttcttcgttaaCGTACTCGTCGGTTCCATCTTCCTTCTATCTCGCGATCACGGCGAGGAAGAGAGTGGGAGTGTTAGGACCAACGAGCCAGATCTATACGATCAGTACACCTCCTTCTCCGCCGTAACCGTAGCCGTAACCGCCTCCGATGATGATGATTCGAAAAAGAAAATCGTTCCGACGTTTATCACGGAGGTCCACGAGGAGGTGGTTGCGGAGAAGCAAATCGTTTCGGCGGAGGAGGTGGTGGTTGTAGAGGCGGTTACAACGGAGAATAAGGTTATCCGGAGGACTGAGTCGGCGAACTCGGCGATCGAGAGGTTGAACAGCGAGGAGTTTCGTTTGAAGGTGGAGGCGTTTataatggagaagaagagatgtCTTGTTCAGGAGGAAAACGACGTCGTTGGATGGCTAGAAGATGGTTCTTCTGGACTTGAGCTCGTTGGTGCTGACTCTATCTAA
- the LOC125577610 gene encoding protein argonaute 2-like — protein MERGGYRGGRADGRGRGGRGRGDGDGGGRSYGRGGGDRGRGFGVGGADRGRGYGGRASERGGGRGGDQQDFRSQSQWGPPPGQVGLGTQLQQQPRPHVVQQPPQAQVSQSVAGGGVGRGAWGRKLQVSPDTAAVPPSASSTVAVSETARGSEITNPRPSQVASSSSSDKKVQVVSSSSARKEPMKRPDKGGVVAVRRVNLLVNHFQVNINPQTVIRHYDVEIKGENPTKKISRFELSMVRDKLFTDNPHEFPFAMTAYDGQKNIFSAAELPTGSFKVDFPKTDETRARSYTFTINRVNELKLRDLKEYMSGGSSFNPRDVLQGMDVVMKEHPSKCMITVGKSFFTRETERDEELGYGIAAAKGYRHTLKPTQQGLSLCLDYSVLAFRKSMSVIEYLKLYFDWPDLRQFRNARRNVEKELTGLKVTVTHRKNKQKLTIVGLSREDTKDIKFDIIDPEGNEPPRRTSIVEYFRIKYGRDIVHKDIPCLDLGKNGRQNLVPMEFCVLVEGQIYPKDDLDKNSALWLKKLSLVNPRQRKDNILKMIKSKEGPSGGEITGNFGMKVDTNMTRVEGRVLKAPALKLAERGRAVREEPNPRQNNQWNLMRKGVTRGSVVKHWAVLDFTASERFNKMPNDFVNNLINRCWTLGMQLEPPIVYKSSRMDTLSNANALEELLRSVIDEAHRNHGGARPTLILCAMTGRVDGYKTLKWIAETKLGLVTQCFLTGSATKGGDQYRANLALKINAKVGGSNVELMDTFSFFRKDDQVMFIGADVNHPASRDKMSPSIVAVVGTLNWPEANRYAARVIAQPHRKEEIQGFGETCLELVKAHVQSTGKRPNKIVIFRDGVSDGQFDMVLNVELLDVKLTFEKNGYNPKITVIVAQKRHQTRFFPATDNDGSDKGNVPSGTVVDTKVIHPFEYDFYLCSHHGGIGTSKPTHYYTLWDELGFTSDQVQKLIFEMCFTFTRCTKPVSLVPPVYYADMVAYRGRMYHEASSREKNIKQQPRGASSSSLASSFSSLTVDDNAIFKLHKELENVMFFV, from the exons ATGGAGAGAGGTGGTTACCGAGGAGGTCGTGCTGACGGCCGCGGCAGAGGCGGCCGAGGTCGCGGTGACGGGGATGGTGGAGGCCGTAGTTATGGCCGCGGCGGTGGTGACCGGGGTCGTGGTTTCGGCGTCGGCGGCGCAGATCGAGGTCGTGGTTATGGAGGTCGTGCCTCTGAGCGAGGCGGTGGCCGTGGTGGGGATCAACAGGATTTCCGAAGCCAGAGTCAGTGGGGACCACCTCCGGGTCAAGTTGGCCTTGGGACGCAGTTGCAGCAGCAACCTCGACCACATGTGGTTCAACAGCCGCCACAGGCTCAAGTGAGTCAATCCGTTGCGGGAGGAGGCGTAGGTAGAGGCGCGTGGGGTCGTAAGCTGCAGGTTTCTCCTGATACGGCGGCGGTTCCACCTTCTGCATCGTCAACCGTCGCGGTTTCTGAAACGGCTCGTG GCTCTGAAATTACGAATCCAAGGCCATCTCaggttgcttcttcttcttcttctgacaAGAAAGTTCaagttgtttcttcttcttctgctagAAAAGAACCGATGAAACGTCCTGACAAAGGCGGTGTTGTAGCTGTGCGACGTGTAAACCTCCTTGTCAACCATTTCCAAGTGAACATCAATCCCCAAACTGTCATAAGACATTACGATGTTGAGATAAAAGGAGAGAACCCCACCAAGAAGATATCAAGATTCGAGCTATCTATGGTCAGGGACAAGCTGTTCACCGACAACCCCCACGAGTTTCCCTTTGCCATGACAGCATACGATGGTCAGAAGAACATCTTCAGTGCAGCTGAGTTGCCTACCGGGTCATTCAAGGTGGACTTCCCTAAAACGGATGAGACTAGAGCTCGGAGCTATACGTTCACCATCAACCGGGTGAATGAGCTTAAGCTCCGTGACTTGAAAGAGTACATGTCGGGAGGTTCTTCTTTCAACCCTCGCGATGTCTTGCAAGGGATGGATGTTGTGATGAAGGAGCACCCTTCCAAGTGTATGATAACCGTCGGTAAAAGCTTCTTCACTCGTGAAACTGAGCGGGATGAGGAACTTGGGTATGGTATTGCAGCTGCCAAAGGGTACAGACACACTCTAAAGCCGACACAACAAGGCTTATCATTGTGTTTGGACTACTCAGTGTTGGCGTTCCGGAAGTCAATGTCAGTCATCGAGTATCTGAAACTCTACTTTGACTGGCCTGATTTGCGTCAGTTTAGGAATGCTAGACGTAACGTGGAGAAGGAACTGACTGGGTTGAAAGTCACCGTCACTCATAGAAAGAACAAGCAGAAGCTCACTATCGTAGGACTGAGTAGAGAAGACACAAAGGATATCAAGTTCGATATTATAGATCCGGAGGGTAACGAGCCGCCGAGGAGAACGTCCATCGTTGAGTATTTCAGGATCAAGTACGGAAGAGACATTGTTCACAAGGACATCCCTTGCTTGGATTTGGGGAAAAACGGTCGGCAAAATCTTGTTCCCATGGAGTTCTGCGTTTTGGTCGAAGGGCAGATTTATCCAAAGGACGACTTGGATAAAAATTCTGCCTTGTGGTTGAAGAAGTTGTCACTAGTCAATCCACGACAAAGGAAGGATAATATACTCAAGATGATTAAGTCTAAAGAAGGACCAAGCGG TGGAGAAATCACTGGGAACTTTGGAATGAAAGTTGACACAAACATGACACGTGTAGAAGGTCGGGTTCTCAAGGCACCGGCGTTGAAGTTGGCAGAGAGAGGCAGAGCTGTCCGGGAGGAACCTAACCCGAGGCAGAACAATCAGTGGAACCTCATGAGGAAAGGAGTCACGAGGGGTTCGGTAGTCAAACACTGGGCTGTGCTTGACTTCACTGCGTCTGAGAGGTTCAACAAGATGCCTAATGACTTTGTGAACAACCTTATCAACCGTTGCTGGACGCTTGGGATGCAGCTGGAGCCTCCCATCGTTTACAAATCGTCGAGAATGGATACGCTTTCTAATGCTAATGCTCTCGAGGAGCTGCTTCGAAGCGTGATTGATGAGGCTCATCGTAACCATGGTGGTGCTCGTCCGACTCTTATTCTCTGTGCAATGACTGGGAGGGTTGATGGGTACAAGACTCTGAAATGGATAGCTGAGACCAAACTTGGTCTGGTTACTCAGTGTTTCTTAACCGGTTCGGCGACTAAAGGAGGTGATCAGTACCGGGCAAACCTTGCGCTCAAGATCAATGCAAAGGTCGGTGGAAGCAACGTTGAGCTGATGGATACTTTCTCTTTCTTCAGAAAAGATGATCAGGTCATGTTCATCGGCGCTGACGTCAACCATCCAGCTTCTCGCGACAAGATGAGCCCGTCCATCGTTGCTGTAGTGGGCACACTAAACTGGCCTGAAGCTAACCGTTACGCAGCTAGGGTCATTGCCCAGCCGCACCGGAAAGAGGAGATACAAGGATTTGGTGAAACGTGCTTGGAGCTTGTTAAAGCTCATGTTCAGTCCACTGGGAAACGGCCTAACAAGATTGTGATCTTCCGTGATGGTGTCAGTGATGGTCAGTTCGATATGGTTCTCAATGTGGAGCTGCTTGACGTGAAGCTCACTTTTGAGAAGAATGGTTACAATCCGAAGATAACTGTTATCGTGGCGCAGAAACGTCACCAGACTCGTTTCTTCCCTGCTACAGACAATGATGGGAGCGACAAGGGAAACGTGCCTTCGGGTACGGTGGTTGATACTAAAGTGATTCACCCCTTTGAGTATGATTTCTACCTTTGCAGTCACCATGGAGGCATTGGGACGAGCAAGCCGACGCATTACTATACTCTGTGGGATGAACTTGGATTCACTTCCGATCAGGTTCAGAAGCTCATCTTCGAGATGTGCTTTACTTTTACTCGTTGCACCAAACCTGTGTCTCTCGTTCCTCCGGTTTATTATGCTGACATGGTCGCGTATAGAGGAAGGATGTACCACGAGGCGAGTTCAAGGGAGAAGAACATTAAGCAGCAGCCACGGGGAGCGTCTTCTTCCTCACTTGCTTCTTCGTTCTCTTCTCTGACTGTGGACGACAACGCGATTTTCAAGCTGCACAAAGAGCTGGAGAACGTCATGTTCTTCGTGTGA